From the genome of Colwellia psychrerythraea 34H, one region includes:
- a CDS encoding DUF523 domain-containing protein produces MKISEQPINKILISSCFLGERVRYNGVVKPLVNKLLQQWQKQGRLISICPEVISGLPVPRPPAEIDPNTKQVITIESIDVTEQFDKGAKIALHLCQQHNIQLALLKESSPSCGSNTIYDGTFSQKKIIGEGVTTKLLRVHGIKVFSEASIEELAAQIDK; encoded by the coding sequence ATGAAAATAAGTGAGCAACCCATTAATAAGATTTTAATCAGCTCATGCTTTTTAGGTGAGCGCGTTCGTTATAACGGAGTGGTGAAACCACTTGTGAACAAACTATTGCAGCAATGGCAAAAACAAGGTCGCTTAATTTCTATATGTCCTGAAGTTATTTCAGGGTTACCTGTTCCGAGACCACCTGCAGAAATAGACCCGAACACAAAGCAAGTCATCACGATAGAATCTATTGATGTCACTGAACAGTTTGATAAAGGGGCTAAAATTGCACTACATTTATGTCAGCAGCATAATATTCAATTAGCCCTATTAAAGGAATCAAGCCCCTCATGTGGTAGTAATACTATTTATGACGGAACATTTAGTCAGAAAAAGATTATTGGGGAAGGAGTAACAACCAAACTTTTACGAGTACATGGCATCAAAGTATTTTCTGAAGCTTCTATTGAAGAATTGGCTGCACAAATTGATAAGTAG